The Verrucomicrobium spinosum DSM 4136 = JCM 18804 genome includes a region encoding these proteins:
- a CDS encoding DUF4956 domain-containing protein, producing the protein MTIEELKRAAGVVMFGGDVREVADLGLATLSLSLTASLASSILLSWAYSAFFGSRATGSNVHRAFPLISLAVTAIFICVQFSLPLSLGLLGSLSIVRFRTPIKEPEEIGFIMLVIASALCCASFNVAFLIAILAAAGVAMAILRWSPGFLSRRSGSGTLVIRCSVDQYRTALPALVPIIEAHLSRPSFDSLSTADSECVLTWSFQKVSLTKSAELEQKLQQQLPDAKLGLYYHGHANA; encoded by the coding sequence ATGACTATTGAGGAACTTAAACGCGCTGCTGGCGTGGTGATGTTTGGCGGAGATGTGCGGGAGGTGGCGGATCTCGGATTGGCCACGCTTTCCCTGAGCCTGACCGCATCTCTGGCATCATCGATTCTATTGTCCTGGGCTTACAGCGCGTTCTTTGGTTCCAGGGCCACTGGCAGCAATGTGCATCGAGCCTTCCCGTTGATCAGCCTGGCGGTGACAGCCATTTTCATCTGTGTGCAGTTCTCGCTGCCGCTGTCATTAGGGCTGCTGGGGTCACTGTCCATCGTCCGCTTCCGCACCCCCATCAAGGAGCCGGAGGAGATTGGCTTCATCATGCTGGTGATAGCCTCAGCCCTGTGTTGCGCCTCGTTTAATGTAGCCTTCCTCATCGCCATCCTGGCAGCCGCTGGTGTGGCCATGGCGATTCTGCGCTGGAGCCCGGGCTTTCTGAGTCGCCGCTCCGGATCAGGCACCCTCGTCATCCGCTGCAGTGTGGATCAATATCGCACCGCCTTGCCCGCACTGGTGCCGATCATTGAGGCCCACCTGAGTCGTCCCTCCTTCGACAGTCTTTCTACGGCAGACAGCGAGTGCGTGCTCACGTGGTCTTTCCAAAAGGTCTCGCTGACAAAATCCGCCGAGCTGGAGCAGAAGCTTCAGCAGCAACTCCCAGATGCCAAGTTGGGGCTCTACTACCACGGCCACGCCAATGCTTGA
- a CDS encoding RNA polymerase sigma factor: MNDKFSTARFSTSHDSTFVTKWDVVNRAKGGGMDRDSANALEELCRIYRHPIYIALRFKHGYEHHDSEDLAQTFITWLIHGDYLKRADPEKGRFRSFLLSYLDNFVANHRRKQHAQKRGGHAIHVPAEFPSETNRTAVEPRDDNTPDKEFDRAWTLATFREALDRLRAKFVAEGRGEEFETLQDFLLRKRGEGESYEVAAARLGITEVTMRQRVSRFGRKFRQMLEEVIKPMVSEAELDDELSYLWRCFEK, from the coding sequence ATGAACGACAAGTTCTCCACTGCCCGATTCTCCACCTCACATGATTCCACGTTTGTGACCAAGTGGGATGTGGTCAACCGCGCCAAGGGAGGCGGGATGGACCGAGACTCCGCCAATGCGCTGGAGGAGCTTTGCCGGATTTACCGCCACCCCATTTACATCGCGCTGCGGTTCAAGCACGGCTACGAGCATCATGACTCAGAGGATCTGGCCCAGACCTTCATCACCTGGCTGATCCATGGGGACTATCTGAAGCGCGCCGATCCTGAAAAAGGTCGTTTCCGCTCCTTCCTGCTGAGCTATCTGGACAATTTCGTGGCCAATCACCGCCGCAAACAACACGCCCAGAAGCGTGGCGGCCATGCCATCCACGTGCCAGCAGAGTTCCCCAGCGAGACCAATCGCACGGCGGTGGAGCCCCGGGACGACAACACGCCTGACAAGGAATTCGACCGCGCCTGGACGCTAGCCACCTTCCGCGAAGCGCTGGACCGCCTGCGCGCCAAGTTTGTGGCGGAAGGCCGGGGCGAGGAATTTGAGACCCTCCAGGACTTCCTCCTCAGGAAGCGCGGTGAAGGGGAGAGCTACGAAGTGGCTGCGGCCCGACTGGGCATCACGGAAGTAACCATGCGCCAGCGCGTCTCCCGCTTCGGCAGAAAATTCCGCCAGATGCTGGAGGAAGTCATCAAGCCAATGGTGAGTGAGGCCGAGCTGGATGATGAATTGAGCTATCTCTGGCGCTGCTTCGAGAAGTAA
- a CDS encoding CotH kinase family protein: MLEPPSQLELRPVAHPRRRSLLVVPCAMLLLGVAVLVEFFPLEGLEAYQDRSAPELVLGRDEVTSRNAALIRMGLLKMSHKFCEPEDLAAFSEEAVALFKQPCPAPSAALLEQGSPPSTALLASRVAALPADMVVVSIVCRSSELFDPDHGIVTHPLEHNREAERPAWFSAWQNSRLLIESPIGLRVHGGHSRTLPAKSFALRFREEYGGRETGPAGLFFGAEAPPVRELVLSNADHPSRFNAALATEIATLAGCKVSRCVPAIVYLNGTEIRSPFFIYEHQSPDFVQGRFGLADVDWVRLKSREPVENEAYIEWRRWVRRPRNPILMEEEAAKFNLQDLNAWVLAMSFTATGDNNQGAYFRDRRNPRAVWQSLVWDMDWAFDEGVHQTAQGPLRPSTDSFKVLLGDRARLFNRLFDNNEEYREAYQQYVRERLSRQLSRETVLKLMDRYESLACRHPSSSPKLMAVMKTTRAFLERRHAEYEGLLKERVREALSGARGESRPLAER; this comes from the coding sequence ATGCTTGAGCCGCCCTCCCAACTGGAGCTTCGACCCGTTGCCCACCCCCGCAGACGCTCCCTGCTGGTGGTGCCGTGCGCCATGCTGCTGCTCGGAGTGGCCGTTCTGGTGGAGTTCTTTCCACTGGAAGGTTTGGAGGCTTACCAGGACAGGTCGGCACCTGAACTGGTGTTGGGGCGCGATGAGGTGACGAGCCGCAACGCTGCGCTCATTCGTATGGGCCTGCTCAAGATGAGCCACAAGTTTTGCGAACCCGAGGACCTGGCCGCGTTTTCGGAAGAGGCGGTGGCCTTGTTCAAGCAGCCGTGTCCCGCTCCATCGGCTGCCTTGCTGGAGCAGGGTAGCCCGCCTTCCACGGCTTTGCTCGCGTCCCGGGTTGCGGCGTTGCCGGCGGACATGGTGGTCGTCTCCATCGTTTGCCGCAGCAGTGAACTCTTTGATCCCGATCATGGTATCGTCACGCATCCGCTGGAGCACAACCGGGAGGCGGAGCGTCCTGCATGGTTTTCTGCCTGGCAAAATTCACGGTTGCTCATCGAGTCTCCCATTGGGCTCCGGGTTCATGGGGGGCACAGCCGCACGCTTCCTGCAAAGAGCTTCGCCCTTCGGTTCCGGGAAGAATATGGCGGCCGTGAGACCGGTCCGGCAGGTTTGTTCTTTGGAGCGGAAGCTCCTCCCGTTCGAGAGTTGGTGCTGAGCAATGCGGACCACCCCAGCCGCTTCAATGCCGCTCTCGCCACGGAGATCGCCACCCTCGCGGGTTGCAAGGTTTCCCGGTGTGTGCCTGCGATCGTGTATCTCAATGGGACCGAGATTCGCTCTCCCTTCTTCATCTATGAGCATCAGTCCCCGGACTTCGTGCAGGGTCGGTTCGGGCTTGCAGACGTGGACTGGGTCCGCCTGAAGTCCCGGGAACCCGTGGAAAACGAAGCCTACATTGAGTGGCGTCGTTGGGTCCGTCGCCCTCGCAACCCCATCCTCATGGAGGAAGAGGCGGCCAAGTTCAATCTCCAGGATCTGAACGCCTGGGTCCTGGCCATGAGCTTCACCGCTACGGGTGACAACAACCAGGGAGCTTATTTCCGCGACCGGCGGAATCCCCGGGCGGTCTGGCAATCACTGGTCTGGGACATGGATTGGGCGTTTGACGAGGGCGTGCATCAAACGGCCCAGGGGCCATTGCGTCCCTCCACAGATTCTTTCAAGGTGCTGCTGGGGGATCGTGCCCGGCTCTTCAACCGGCTTTTCGATAACAATGAGGAGTACCGAGAGGCTTATCAGCAGTATGTCCGGGAGCGATTGAGCCGTCAGTTAAGCCGGGAGACCGTCCTCAAACTGATGGATCGCTACGAGAGTCTGGCCTGCCGTCATCCGTCCTCCAGTCCCAAGCTCATGGCGGTGATGAAAACCACGCGCGCCTTTCTGGAGCGTCGCCATGCGGAGTACGAAGGCCTGCTGAAGGAGCGGGTGCGCGAGGCGCTCTCCGGTGCCAGAGGAGAATCGCGCCCTCTGGCGGAAAGGTGA
- the folP gene encoding dihydropteroate synthase has translation MLLKARGLQVRFPRRPLVMGIVNINDDSFSGDGSLDAGVALAQARQFLKAGADIIDIGAESARTNRAAITEDEEVARLLPFLQAWPALTAEFASPPWDSDQLWPPILSINTWRSGVIERVLPLGGDLINDISGLPDARNAELCAQHDAALLIMHSVGEPKIPHTHVSYPDVMETLDRFFEDKLLLAKTAGLSEERVLLDPGIDFAKQRDDNLAIYRELDRLHRFGRPLLLPVSRKTVIGQVLELPNPQDRDAGTVACIAVGIRRGAQIFRVHHVEAAAQAVKVLWQATHPSPIATSAA, from the coding sequence ATGTTACTCAAAGCCCGTGGCCTTCAAGTCCGCTTCCCGCGACGCCCGCTGGTCATGGGCATCGTGAACATCAACGACGACTCGTTTTCAGGTGACGGGTCACTCGACGCCGGGGTCGCCCTGGCCCAGGCGAGGCAGTTTCTGAAAGCAGGAGCCGACATCATCGATATTGGCGCAGAGAGCGCCCGCACCAATCGTGCCGCCATCACCGAGGACGAAGAAGTGGCCCGGCTCCTCCCCTTCCTGCAAGCCTGGCCAGCTCTGACAGCGGAATTTGCCAGCCCCCCCTGGGATTCCGACCAGCTCTGGCCGCCGATTTTGTCGATCAACACCTGGCGTAGCGGGGTAATCGAGCGGGTGCTTCCCCTTGGCGGGGATTTAATCAATGACATCTCCGGACTGCCGGACGCACGCAACGCCGAACTGTGCGCCCAACACGACGCTGCTCTGCTCATCATGCACAGCGTAGGCGAGCCCAAAATCCCACACACCCACGTGAGTTATCCGGACGTGATGGAGACGCTAGACCGCTTTTTTGAAGACAAGCTCCTCCTGGCCAAGACCGCCGGTCTTTCTGAAGAGCGGGTGCTACTCGATCCTGGCATCGACTTTGCCAAACAACGCGATGACAACCTCGCCATCTACCGGGAGCTGGATCGGTTGCACCGCTTTGGCCGTCCCCTCCTGTTGCCCGTCTCACGGAAGACCGTCATCGGTCAAGTCTTGGAGCTGCCGAACCCGCAAGACCGTGATGCTGGAACGGTCGCCTGCATCGCCGTCGGCATCCGCCGTGGAGCGCAAATCTTCCGGGTACACCATGTGGAAGCAGCGGCCCAGGCAGTGAAAGTCCTCTGGCAGGCCACCCACCCGAGTCCAATCGCTACTTCCGCCGCGTAA
- a CDS encoding type II secretion system protein: MRKRPVPHGYTLIEMLIVIAIVALLATISFPVFGQFRNMAGYAACISNMRIMHVGFNSYMQDHEMVWPQLPEDGYEDEDQEWKWWYEKLKDYGVAKTNWVCPSDDTHRGVANDDSGEEIYSSSYVPTTFDDSPSTAFRWNQPWVLERGGFHKKTQGPNMLMPDGTIQQGPSMMAP; encoded by the coding sequence ATGAGAAAACGCCCCGTTCCCCACGGATACACCCTCATTGAGATGTTGATCGTCATCGCCATTGTGGCGTTGCTGGCAACCATCTCGTTTCCTGTATTCGGTCAATTCCGGAACATGGCAGGCTATGCGGCCTGCATTTCCAACATGAGGATCATGCATGTGGGGTTCAACTCATACATGCAGGATCATGAAATGGTCTGGCCCCAGCTCCCTGAGGATGGGTACGAGGATGAAGACCAGGAGTGGAAGTGGTGGTATGAGAAGCTGAAGGACTATGGCGTGGCCAAGACCAACTGGGTCTGCCCATCCGATGACACCCACCGGGGTGTGGCCAATGACGACAGCGGAGAAGAGATTTACTCCAGCTCGTACGTACCCACGACGTTTGATGACTCCCCGAGCACGGCTTTCCGCTGGAACCAGCCTTGGGTTCTGGAGCGTGGCGGATTCCACAAAAAGACCCAGGGGCCGAACATGTTGATGCCTGACGGCACCATTCAGCAGGGCCCCTCGATGATGGCTCCCTAG
- a CDS encoding VTC domain-containing protein, with the protein MKFSLPRLLSPLPPAGEQEIKFLIPRSQSPAFRSWLQAQFVTHPAHGLCTVCSIYFDTPDQASFREKEASDYFKSKYRIRWYASPAGEILPVPAHLEVKLKEGVARTKHRVALPIPAATLAGWPLDDLRLADLYRSHLPAEVQLPAGGLRPVVEIRYLRQRWQHAVFSETFCLDSDIRAVRARTGVMPPAHGGILPFDVFEQKGGSIHPLPSLRALPRFGARRAAVSKYFLTVRNLQPHGELA; encoded by the coding sequence ATGAAGTTCTCCCTCCCCCGTCTCCTTTCCCCACTTCCGCCTGCCGGGGAGCAGGAGATCAAGTTTCTCATACCCCGAAGCCAGTCCCCTGCATTCCGTTCCTGGTTGCAGGCACAGTTTGTGACCCATCCTGCGCATGGGCTGTGCACGGTGTGCTCCATCTACTTTGACACGCCGGATCAGGCCTCCTTCCGTGAGAAGGAGGCCAGCGACTACTTCAAATCCAAGTATCGCATCCGTTGGTACGCCTCCCCCGCAGGGGAGATCCTGCCCGTGCCAGCCCATCTGGAGGTCAAGCTCAAGGAGGGAGTGGCGCGGACGAAGCACCGCGTGGCGTTGCCCATTCCTGCGGCGACACTGGCCGGCTGGCCGCTGGATGATTTGCGGCTTGCTGACCTGTATCGGTCGCACCTTCCCGCAGAGGTGCAGCTTCCTGCTGGAGGGCTGAGGCCGGTCGTGGAGATTCGCTACCTCAGGCAGCGTTGGCAGCATGCCGTCTTCTCTGAAACTTTCTGCCTGGACTCAGACATCCGCGCCGTGCGCGCCCGCACTGGCGTGATGCCGCCGGCGCATGGTGGGATTTTGCCCTTTGATGTGTTTGAGCAAAAGGGGGGCAGCATTCATCCATTGCCCTCTCTGCGGGCTCTTCCGCGCTTTGGTGCCCGGCGAGCTGCGGTCTCCAAGTACTTTTTGACGGTGCGTAATCTTCAACCCCACGGCGAGCTGGCATGA
- the proS gene encoding proline--tRNA ligase produces the protein MSTASAITPTRADNFPEWYQQVVRAADLAENSEVRGCMVIKPWGYGIWELIQKHLDAKFKETGHQNAYFPLLIPLSYLEKEAQHAEGFATECAVVTHHRLEAVKQPDGTVKMEPTGKLEEPFVIRPTSETIIGAAFARWVESYRDLPLLINQWANVMRWEMRPRLFLRTAEFLWQEGHTAHETSEEAMKEAKLMHGVYEDFLRNYLAIPAIPGEKTERERFPGALNTFTVEAMVQDRKAIQAGTSHFLGQNFAKAANIEFLGRDNLRHHAWTTSWGVSTRLIGTLLMAHADDDGAVLPPRIAPTQIVILPVTPKPDTKDAVIDACEALATTLRAHAFHGEPLRVHVDKRDIAGGARNWEWIKKGVPLRVEIGPRDITSRSVAVARRDRGPKEKEFIPKEQFIQDVGDILADIQKQLLARATALRNEHMHKLNTEAEFRAFFTPKSEDKPEIHGGFALMHWAGSSEDEERLQKELKVTVRCIPDGDEYVEEGVCFLTGKPSSRRVVFAKSY, from the coding sequence ATGAGCACAGCCTCCGCCATTACCCCTACCCGCGCCGACAACTTTCCTGAGTGGTATCAGCAAGTCGTCCGAGCTGCCGATCTCGCTGAAAACTCTGAGGTGCGAGGCTGCATGGTCATCAAGCCGTGGGGCTACGGGATATGGGAGCTCATCCAGAAGCACCTTGATGCCAAGTTCAAGGAAACGGGGCACCAGAATGCGTATTTCCCGTTGCTGATTCCTCTGAGCTATCTGGAAAAGGAAGCTCAGCACGCAGAAGGATTCGCCACAGAATGTGCCGTGGTGACGCATCACCGCCTCGAAGCGGTGAAGCAGCCCGATGGCACCGTGAAAATGGAGCCCACCGGCAAGCTCGAAGAGCCCTTCGTCATTCGCCCGACTTCTGAGACGATCATTGGGGCCGCTTTCGCACGGTGGGTGGAAAGCTACCGCGACCTGCCCCTGCTCATCAACCAGTGGGCCAACGTGATGCGCTGGGAGATGCGCCCCCGTCTTTTCCTCCGCACGGCCGAGTTTCTGTGGCAGGAGGGGCACACTGCCCATGAGACCTCTGAGGAAGCCATGAAAGAGGCCAAGCTGATGCACGGCGTCTATGAAGATTTCCTGCGCAACTATCTCGCCATTCCCGCCATTCCGGGAGAAAAGACTGAGCGCGAGCGCTTCCCCGGTGCGCTGAACACTTTCACGGTTGAGGCCATGGTGCAGGACCGCAAGGCCATCCAGGCGGGCACCTCGCATTTCCTGGGGCAGAACTTCGCCAAGGCGGCCAACATTGAGTTTCTGGGGCGCGACAATCTTCGTCACCATGCTTGGACGACGAGCTGGGGGGTGAGCACCCGTCTGATTGGCACATTGCTGATGGCCCATGCAGACGATGACGGTGCGGTGCTGCCTCCCCGGATCGCTCCCACGCAGATCGTGATCCTCCCGGTCACTCCCAAGCCTGATACCAAGGATGCGGTGATTGACGCGTGCGAAGCCCTGGCCACCACCTTGCGTGCCCACGCCTTTCATGGCGAGCCGCTGCGTGTCCATGTGGACAAGCGGGACATCGCCGGCGGCGCTCGCAACTGGGAGTGGATCAAGAAAGGGGTGCCGCTGCGTGTCGAGATCGGCCCGCGCGACATCACCAGCCGCAGTGTGGCGGTGGCGCGTCGTGACCGCGGCCCCAAAGAGAAAGAATTCATCCCCAAAGAACAGTTCATTCAAGATGTGGGCGACATTCTCGCCGACATCCAGAAGCAGCTGCTGGCCCGCGCTACCGCGCTCCGTAACGAGCACATGCACAAGCTTAACACGGAAGCGGAGTTTCGTGCTTTCTTCACGCCGAAGAGCGAAGACAAGCCAGAGATCCACGGCGGTTTTGCCCTCATGCACTGGGCGGGCAGCAGCGAAGATGAAGAGCGGCTTCAAAAGGAACTCAAGGTCACCGTCCGTTGTATCCCCGATGGCGACGAGTACGTCGAAGAAGGGGTGTGCTTCCTGACGGGCAAGCCCAGCTCCCGCCGCGTGGTGTTTGCGAAGAGCTATTGA
- a CDS encoding PVC-type heme-binding CxxCH protein translates to MSRKIIVLAALLYHLGSQSGSGEPPQYTLPEGLELVSAAAPPLVHHPIMGCVDPQGALYLGDAAGLNLNKAELETQLPNRVLKLVDDNADGVYDRATVFADKMTFPQGACWHEGALYVASPPGIWRLRDADGDGVAEERTMIVGGFDYTGNAADVHGPFLHPNGRLYWCHGRKGHRVVQSAGGKLVHEGLASGIWSCQPDGSDVRWHSLGCADNPTEIDFTPEGDIIGTCNLYYSQPRGDTLMHWLEGGVYERADMMKAITGLPRTLERMPVIHNFGHVAVSGCTFDRTGVLFPPSAGKRTLFVTHFNTQRVVRMELEPLGSTYKAVEREFLKIHDPEAHLTDVIEDRDGSLLVLDTGGWFRIGCPSSLMAKPDVKGAVYRIRKSGQGDLAPPLGKVPRPPSSTGSWAWQTEEEIRAALTSGVLSRQRMACDALARRADLKTLLEPLKMLLTSEVDPALEHAGIRALAALMTVEDLLGGRESSANDRLRSCEVRAANYSQIDGSGPAADRATYSVRLVSLASSLGLEQPMTRDAVLFGLDLIPEAVDANARTFDEWLAAGPLAPAQAAVVERVLKNRLGNPAAAQVLARMLAHSDAVTRRLALQIAAQSSAVPPVEGIIAPLLADLARLAEPEAGGRSALPVLLGVVQRLKSPQFDPVLERLAADASQPSSLRLKALTALSSSGGAVRSASFDLLSKAAADPINIAARIEAVRMLAAARLTDAQLAAVLADLPMCGPLELAEWLKGLRKYGEPEQGRMIARALAATPALGSIDESTVRTLCSDWPTDVFAGLRPSLEKAHEAIELKKRRLELLATLVKEKGRPQEGGKLFETGRGTCVACHQVAGLGRAIGPDLSRIGAIRRERDLLESILFPSATLARDYETQAIETSDGQSHMGLIRSHTAEGLLLVDLAGQEKSLAHDRISAQTTLATSLMPMGLDMTMSEQELCDLVAWLCSRK, encoded by the coding sequence ATGAGTCGGAAAATTATCGTTTTGGCAGCACTATTGTATCACTTGGGGTCACAATCAGGATCAGGTGAGCCTCCACAGTACACCCTGCCGGAAGGTCTCGAGCTGGTTTCCGCCGCGGCACCACCGTTGGTTCACCACCCGATCATGGGCTGCGTGGATCCGCAAGGGGCGCTGTACCTGGGTGATGCGGCAGGACTCAACCTGAACAAGGCGGAGCTGGAAACCCAGCTCCCCAACCGTGTGCTCAAGCTGGTGGATGACAATGCAGACGGCGTTTATGACCGCGCGACGGTCTTTGCGGACAAGATGACTTTTCCGCAAGGGGCCTGCTGGCACGAGGGGGCTCTGTATGTGGCGTCACCCCCCGGGATCTGGCGGTTGCGGGACGCCGATGGCGATGGTGTGGCGGAAGAGCGAACGATGATCGTGGGTGGCTTTGACTACACGGGCAACGCGGCCGATGTCCATGGCCCGTTTCTTCATCCCAATGGCAGGCTTTACTGGTGCCATGGACGCAAAGGGCATCGCGTGGTGCAGAGTGCTGGTGGCAAGCTCGTGCATGAAGGCCTGGCCTCGGGGATCTGGTCGTGCCAGCCGGACGGCTCCGATGTGCGGTGGCATTCACTGGGATGCGCAGACAATCCCACCGAAATCGATTTCACCCCCGAAGGCGACATCATCGGGACCTGCAATCTCTATTACTCCCAGCCTCGCGGTGACACCCTCATGCACTGGCTGGAGGGCGGAGTGTACGAGCGGGCGGACATGATGAAGGCCATCACAGGCCTGCCCAGAACGCTGGAACGCATGCCGGTGATCCACAACTTTGGTCATGTGGCCGTCTCCGGCTGCACGTTTGACCGGACCGGGGTGTTGTTTCCTCCATCGGCCGGAAAGCGGACCCTTTTCGTCACCCACTTCAACACGCAGCGAGTGGTGCGGATGGAGCTGGAGCCTTTGGGATCCACCTACAAGGCGGTCGAACGAGAGTTCTTGAAGATCCATGATCCTGAGGCTCATTTGACGGATGTGATCGAAGATCGCGACGGCTCTTTACTGGTGCTCGACACCGGAGGGTGGTTCCGCATTGGTTGCCCCAGCAGCCTCATGGCCAAACCGGATGTCAAAGGCGCGGTTTACCGCATCCGGAAGAGCGGACAGGGGGATCTGGCACCGCCGCTTGGCAAGGTGCCCCGGCCGCCTTCGTCCACCGGTTCATGGGCATGGCAGACGGAGGAGGAGATTCGCGCCGCACTGACCTCAGGTGTCCTCTCCCGGCAAAGGATGGCCTGCGATGCCCTGGCGCGCCGGGCTGACCTTAAAACCCTGCTCGAACCGCTGAAAATGCTTCTCACGTCCGAGGTTGATCCTGCTTTGGAGCATGCGGGCATCCGGGCTCTGGCTGCCTTGATGACGGTGGAGGATCTTCTTGGTGGCAGAGAATCTTCTGCGAACGACCGCCTGCGGAGTTGCGAGGTTCGAGCGGCTAACTATTCCCAGATCGACGGCAGCGGACCCGCGGCGGACCGCGCGACGTACAGCGTCCGTCTCGTCAGCCTCGCCAGCAGTCTCGGACTCGAGCAGCCCATGACGAGGGATGCGGTCCTGTTCGGCCTGGATCTGATCCCTGAGGCGGTCGATGCGAATGCCAGGACGTTTGATGAGTGGTTGGCGGCCGGTCCGCTCGCTCCGGCCCAAGCGGCCGTGGTGGAGAGGGTCTTGAAGAACCGGCTGGGCAACCCGGCGGCGGCGCAGGTTTTGGCCCGCATGCTGGCCCATTCGGACGCGGTCACGCGGCGTCTGGCCTTGCAGATCGCCGCGCAGTCGAGTGCGGTTCCCCCAGTGGAAGGCATCATCGCCCCGCTTTTGGCGGACCTGGCCCGTCTGGCTGAGCCGGAAGCGGGCGGGAGGAGTGCCTTGCCCGTGCTTCTTGGGGTCGTGCAGCGGCTAAAGTCCCCTCAGTTTGATCCGGTCTTGGAGCGGCTCGCGGCGGACGCGTCGCAACCGTCGTCGCTAAGATTGAAGGCCCTGACGGCACTGTCGTCTTCGGGCGGGGCGGTGCGCAGTGCCTCCTTCGATCTCCTCTCCAAAGCGGCTGCGGACCCAATCAATATTGCCGCTCGCATCGAGGCCGTGCGGATGCTTGCGGCGGCCCGGTTGACGGACGCCCAGTTGGCTGCGGTCCTGGCTGATTTGCCCATGTGCGGTCCCTTGGAACTGGCGGAATGGCTCAAGGGATTGCGGAAATACGGCGAACCAGAACAGGGGCGGATGATCGCTCGTGCCCTGGCGGCGACTCCAGCGCTGGGGAGCATCGACGAAAGCACTGTGCGGACGCTCTGTAGTGACTGGCCGACGGACGTCTTTGCCGGATTGCGCCCCTCTCTGGAGAAGGCGCATGAGGCCATCGAGCTCAAGAAGCGGCGGCTCGAATTGCTGGCCACGCTCGTCAAAGAGAAGGGCCGCCCTCAGGAAGGGGGCAAACTGTTTGAGACGGGACGGGGCACCTGCGTGGCCTGCCATCAGGTGGCGGGCTTGGGGCGGGCCATTGGGCCTGACCTCAGCCGCATCGGGGCCATCCGCCGGGAGCGTGACCTGCTGGAGAGCATCCTGTTCCCCAGCGCCACGCTGGCCCGTGACTATGAAACCCAGGCGATTGAGACGTCAGATGGACAGAGCCACATGGGGCTGATCCGCAGTCACACCGCGGAGGGGCTTTTGCTGGTGGATCTGGCCGGGCAGGAGAAGAGCCTCGCGCATGACCGCATCTCTGCGCAAACCACCCTCGCGACAAGTCTCATGCCCATGGGGCTGGACATGACGATGAGTGAGCAGGAGCTCTGTGACCTGGTGGCCTGGTTGTGTTCCCGCAAGTGA
- a CDS encoding histidinol-phosphatase HisJ family protein produces the protein MPPDYHLHTPLCKHAEGHPREYAAAAVALGLPEIGLSDHSPMKSHFDDWRMEWEEFPRYLEMVDEARAEHPSLPIRLGLEVDYLEGGEAWVEELSTKAPFDYLIGSVHYIAPGWDVDNPKHLSRFSEHGVEEIWATYWRLFEKAIRSRLFDFMGHPDLPKKFGHRPSGDLRPYYEPTIQALADIGTAIEINTAGLRKDVREMYPSREFLEMAFSAGVPLLINSDAHAPGEVGADFDKAVALAREVGYTHTLKFLGRTATPIPL, from the coding sequence ATGCCGCCGGACTACCATTTACACACTCCTCTTTGCAAACATGCAGAGGGCCATCCCCGTGAGTATGCCGCTGCTGCTGTGGCACTTGGCCTGCCCGAGATCGGATTGTCCGACCACAGCCCGATGAAGTCCCACTTCGACGACTGGCGGATGGAATGGGAGGAATTCCCCCGCTACCTGGAGATGGTGGACGAAGCAAGAGCTGAGCACCCCTCCCTGCCTATTCGACTGGGATTGGAAGTGGACTATTTGGAGGGAGGAGAGGCCTGGGTGGAGGAACTCTCGACCAAAGCCCCATTCGACTACCTCATTGGCAGCGTCCACTACATTGCCCCCGGCTGGGATGTGGACAACCCCAAGCACCTCTCGCGCTTTTCAGAACACGGTGTGGAGGAGATCTGGGCGACCTATTGGAGACTGTTCGAAAAAGCGATCCGCTCCCGGCTTTTTGATTTCATGGGGCACCCAGACCTTCCCAAGAAGTTTGGCCACCGCCCTTCAGGCGATCTGCGCCCTTATTATGAGCCCACGATCCAGGCTCTCGCGGATATCGGGACAGCCATCGAAATCAACACCGCAGGGCTGCGCAAGGATGTTCGCGAGATGTACCCCAGTCGGGAGTTTCTGGAGATGGCCTTCTCCGCAGGGGTGCCACTGCTCATCAACTCCGACGCCCATGCTCCGGGGGAGGTTGGCGCAGATTTCGACAAGGCCGTGGCTCTCGCCCGGGAGGTGGGCTACACCCACACACTCAAGTTTTTGGGCCGGACCGCCACCCCCATCCCCCTCTGA